From one Butyricimonas faecihominis genomic stretch:
- a CDS encoding RNA polymerase sigma factor — protein sequence MRKQEVFDSYFRRYYQTLCYFAFNYLKVQDEAEDVVQEVFIKLLNWDESFDNEEHLKHYLYKAVRNSCLNQIKMTGIRADILESIQKNTPEDENNFFVNVVRAEVYQEIMGAIQDLPTECGRIFKLAYVEGFSNDEIATQLSISVNTVKAQKNKAKIQLREKLKGLYPVLLFLF from the coding sequence ATGCGAAAACAGGAGGTGTTTGATAGCTATTTCCGACGTTATTATCAAACACTTTGTTACTTTGCATTTAACTATCTAAAAGTGCAGGATGAGGCGGAAGATGTGGTACAAGAGGTGTTTATAAAACTTTTGAACTGGGATGAAAGTTTTGATAACGAGGAACATTTGAAACATTATCTTTATAAAGCTGTTCGTAATAGTTGTTTGAATCAAATAAAAATGACGGGGATTCGTGCTGATATATTGGAATCTATTCAGAAGAATACCCCGGAGGACGAGAATAATTTTTTCGTAAATGTGGTACGAGCTGAGGTCTATCAAGAGATTATGGGAGCAATTCAAGACTTACCTACAGAATGTGGAAGGATTTTTAAATTAGCTTATGTGGAAGGTTTCAGTAATGATGAAATTGCCACCCAACTTTCAATTAGTGTAAATACCGTGAAGGCTCAAAAGAATAAGGCGAAAATTCAATTGCGGGAAAAGTTAAAAGGGTTGTATCCAGTGTTGTTATTTTTATTTTAA